CTGGTAAACTTCAGGCTGGGCTCCTGTCGGAAATTGGCGATGCTCAGCGATATCCATGCGTTGCCCACCGAATACGATATTCTTATCGTCCAAAGTAAAAGTATAGGGGAATTCATCATTTGAATGATAAGTGAGTCGTGTAGGTTCGCCCCCTTTCGCATCCATCATAAAAATATCAAAATTGCCGTAACGATTAGAGGCAAAGCTGATTTTGCTACCATCATTGCTCCAAACGGGCATAAAATCCTGTGCCCCGTGAAATGTTAAAGCTTTAGCATCGCCTCCGGCAACCGGAACGGTGTAAAGGTCACCTTTATAGGTAAATGCAATCTGCGTTCCGTCGGGAGAAATTGCGGAATAACGAATCCATTGCGCATTTTCCTGCGCAAATAAACCACTAAAACAAAGTACAAAAATCAGGATGAAATAATTTCTCATATTTTGGAAATATTAAAAGGTTACTAATTAAATCAGAGAATTACAGATCGACAAAATTCGATCGGTTGTAAATTTAGCATTTTATTTTAATCACATTGGTTGAATCTCATTCAAGAAATGAGAGAAATGGATGAAGTAGGTTATTTCTCATTTCAAACAACACTTTATATTTACAAAACAAAGAGTCACTCCTATTTTATATGCGTTTCCAATTCTGCAGATAACTGATAAACTCATCGGGATTCGAAATGAAAACAAAATCAGGAGCTGCCATCTCAGGATGGAAGTTTGTTGAATTGCCTGAAACCAATAATGGAACGGAACTTTCATTGATGATTGAATAAAAAGAGTGAATCAGCTTATTCGCTCTTGGGGTAATAAGCATGGTCATTAATAAATCCGGATTTGCAATATGGATAGCATCCTTTATATTGTTGACAGGGACTTTCTGCCCCAGATAATAAACCCTCCAACCCAAATCTTTGGCAATAAACGAAGATAGCAGCAATCCAATTTCATGGTCCTCGCCCTCGGGCAGGAAAAATAAAATTTTGGGTGCCTGTACCGCAGGAATTGGAATCATTTCAATAGCAGAAATGAGCTTTTGGCGAATTAAATTCGAAATAAAATGCTCCTGAGCCGGGATTGCCTTTTCGGCCCCCCATAAAATCCCGATGTGGTTTAAAAATGGATAGATCAAATCTTTCACTGCATTTAATAATCCACTTCGTGTGACACGTCTTGTAAAAATCTGATCAAATTCACGCTCATCCATCTTAAGCATGCTCATGGTTAAAGCATTTATTTCATCTTTATTATCTGATGAAGCTTGCGACATGACCAGTATTACCTGATTGTTAATCTCATCAACCGACATCGTATCGATCTGTGAAATCCGATAACCATTCCTTGAAAGTATATCTATATTTAATAGCAATCTTAATTGTGCATCTGAATAATACCGAATGTTGGAATCTGTTCGATCTGGTTTTAGGAAATGATATCGACGTTCCCAAATTCGCAAGGTGTGTGCTTTAATTCCGGTCAGATTTTCGACCTCGGTCATTGAATATTTCATTTTGTTTAGCTTTTAAGATAACAAATATAAACAATTATTAATTTCAAACAACAAGAATATCAGCTAAATAGTTCATATTTTCATTTTATTGTTTAACTTTTATTATTTTTTACTTGGACATTACAAATATTTTTACTTATATTTGTCGAACTTTAAACTTAAAATTATTAGACATGAAAAAATTATTTGTATATTTAATGGTATTTAGTTTGTCAACCACATTAATGGCAAACAAGAATGAAGTAAATTCTGAAATGAACAAAACTTCAAAAACAATTGTAGAGCTCGCAGTAGAAAATGGATTCAACTCATTAGCAGTCGCATTAACAAAAGCAGACCTGATTGAACCACTTAACTCAAAAGGTTCATTTACAGTATTTGCTCCAACAGATGCAGCTTTTGCAAATCTTTTAGCAGCAGTAGGTCAAAAAAGTCTTGATGATGTTCCGGTATCTGTGCTAAAACAAATTTTACTTTACCATGTAATCCAGGGTGAAGTCACTTCATCCCAGATTAAAGATGGTAACGCTAACACTTTAGAAGGAACAAGCATTAAATTAACAACTGCCGGTGGAATAAAAGTGAACGGGGTAAGTGTTGTTAGTCCTTTTGATGTGAAAGCTTCCAATGGCGTTATTCACACTGTTGATCAGGTATTAGTTCCTGCTTCGATCGCGCAATTTGTGAATACTGTTTTAGAACCTGCATTTTTCAACAAGAGTTTTTCAACTTTAGTTGGGGCAGTAGTAAAGGCCGATGTAGTTTCAGTACTGCTAAACACTCCGAATCTAACTATTTTTGCTCCTGATAATGCAGCATTTCTAGCTTCAGGAATTGATCCGGTGAATATTGATGCGAAAACTTTAGCCTCAGTACTCACCTATCATGTGGTTGGAGCAAAAGTGCTAAGTTCAGGTATTCCGAAAGAAGCAGCAACTGTCAATGGTCAGAAATTATTCTTTTCCTCAAAATCTTCCGGTAGTTATATTAATGAAAAAACGAAAATAACTGCTGTTGATATTGAGTCTGGAAGTGGCGTAGTACACGTTATTGACCATGTTTTATTACCAAAATAATACTTGAAAGCGATTGAATTAATGGATGTGTTTTTAATCGGTGGCACGAAGGTGTCACCGATTTCATAATAAAAAAACACTTACCTTGTATAAAATATTTTAAACTATGAAAATTCTTTTAACAGGAGCTACCGGTTATATAGGCAAGAGGTTACTACCTGAACTTTTAGGTAATAATCATGAAGTTGTTTGCTGTGTGCGGGACAAAAACCGTTTTAATCCACCGGCATCCATGTTAAATATGATTCATATCATAGAAGTTGACTTTCTGGATAAGGATACTTTAAAGAATATTCCGAAAGACATCGATGCTGCCTATTATTTAATGCATTCTATGTCTATCTCAAAAAATTATGAGGTACTGGAAAGCAAATCTGCCATAAATTTCAGGGAAGCAATTAATAAAACTGCCGCAAAACAGGTTATTTATCTAAGTGGCATCGTCAATGAGAAATCACTGTCCAAACATTTGTCCTCCCGAAAAGCAGTAGAGGAAGAATTATTCAAAGGGACTTATCATTTAACGACTTTGAGAGCAGGGATCATTATCGGATCAGGTAGTGCATCTTTCGAGATTATCCGCGATTTGGTTGAAAAGCTGCCGATCATGATTACCCCTAAATGGCTTAACACAAAGTGTCAGCCGATTGGCGTTCAGGATGTAATTAGTTTTCTTTCAAAAACATTATTGAATGAAAATACCTTCGATCAAAGCTTTGACATAGGTGGCCCGGATGTGATTTCTTACAAAGAAATGTTGCTTGGATATGCCAAAGTAAGAGGCCTTAAAAGAAAGATATTCATTGTTCCGGTGATGACTCCAAAACTATCTTCCTACTGGCTTTATTTTGTTACCTCCACTTCCTATAAACTGGCGACAGCATTGGTGAGCAGTATGAAAATCGAAGTGATATGCAGAAATAATGATTTGAACAAAATTCTAAATATTACCCCAGTATCTTATTATGAAGCTCTGGAAAAAACCTTATTGGTTATTGATAGTCATCAAACTATTTCGAGCTGGAAAGATTCATTGATCAGTGGTAGGTTTAATCTTAATTTGTCAGAATTTATTAAAGTTCCGACTCATGGTTGCCTAATCGATCAAAGAAGCCGGCCAATAACCGATTTCATAAAATGCACTGATAAGCTAATGCAAATAGGAGGCGAGAAAGGCTGGTATTATGCTGACTGGTTATGGAAAATCAGGGGTTTCATTGATAAAATATTTGGAGGAGTTGGACTAAGAAGAGGCAGAACACATGATGATGAACTATTTGCAGGCGAAGCCGTTGATTTTTGGAGAGTATTGTATGCGAATAGAAATGAAGGACGATTATTACTTTTTGCTGAAATGAAAATTCCGGGTGAAGCATGGCTTGAATTTAAGATTACCAATGATGTTTTATGGCAAACGGCTACTTTCAGGCCTAAAGGAATCATGGGCCGGTTATATTGGTATTCATTATTACCAATTCATAACATGATATTTAAAGGGATGGTTAAACGAATTGCTCAATAACAATATGATGGCTATTTACCAATTTTATAAAGAACAAAAAATCCCGACGGGCATCGATCAGATTTGGGATTTTATATCCGCACCGGAAAATCTGAAGCGGATAACTCCTGATTACATGGGCTTTGATATCAATTCCAGCCAACTTAGTAATAAG
The genomic region above belongs to Bacteroidota bacterium and contains:
- a CDS encoding MerR family transcriptional regulator, giving the protein MKYSMTEVENLTGIKAHTLRIWERRYHFLKPDRTDSNIRYYSDAQLRLLLNIDILSRNGYRISQIDTMSVDEINNQVILVMSQASSDNKDEINALTMSMLKMDEREFDQIFTRRVTRSGLLNAVKDLIYPFLNHIGILWGAEKAIPAQEHFISNLIRQKLISAIEMIPIPAVQAPKILFFLPEGEDHEIGLLLSSFIAKDLGWRVYYLGQKVPVNNIKDAIHIANPDLLMTMLITPRANKLIHSFYSIINESSVPLLVSGNSTNFHPEMAAPDFVFISNPDEFISYLQNWKRI
- a CDS encoding SDR family oxidoreductase; translated protein: MKILLTGATGYIGKRLLPELLGNNHEVVCCVRDKNRFNPPASMLNMIHIIEVDFLDKDTLKNIPKDIDAAYYLMHSMSISKNYEVLESKSAINFREAINKTAAKQVIYLSGIVNEKSLSKHLSSRKAVEEELFKGTYHLTTLRAGIIIGSGSASFEIIRDLVEKLPIMITPKWLNTKCQPIGVQDVISFLSKTLLNENTFDQSFDIGGPDVISYKEMLLGYAKVRGLKRKIFIVPVMTPKLSSYWLYFVTSTSYKLATALVSSMKIEVICRNNDLNKILNITPVSYYEALEKTLLVIDSHQTISSWKDSLISGRFNLNLSEFIKVPTHGCLIDQRSRPITDFIKCTDKLMQIGGEKGWYYADWLWKIRGFIDKIFGGVGLRRGRTHDDELFAGEAVDFWRVLYANRNEGRLLLFAEMKIPGEAWLEFKITNDVLWQTATFRPKGIMGRLYWYSLLPIHNMIFKGMVKRIAQ
- a CDS encoding fasciclin domain-containing protein, whose amino-acid sequence is MKKLFVYLMVFSLSTTLMANKNEVNSEMNKTSKTIVELAVENGFNSLAVALTKADLIEPLNSKGSFTVFAPTDAAFANLLAAVGQKSLDDVPVSVLKQILLYHVIQGEVTSSQIKDGNANTLEGTSIKLTTAGGIKVNGVSVVSPFDVKASNGVIHTVDQVLVPASIAQFVNTVLEPAFFNKSFSTLVGAVVKADVVSVLLNTPNLTIFAPDNAAFLASGIDPVNIDAKTLASVLTYHVVGAKVLSSGIPKEAATVNGQKLFFSSKSSGSYINEKTKITAVDIESGSGVVHVIDHVLLPK